One genomic region from Phocoena sinus isolate mPhoSin1 chromosome 21, mPhoSin1.pri, whole genome shotgun sequence encodes:
- the THAP1 gene encoding THAP domain-containing protein 1 isoform X4 gives MDIFQLIKRFPLTRPSLCKKWEAAVRRKNFKPTKYSSICSEHFTPDCFKRECNNKLLKEDAVPTIFLCTEPHDKKEDLPEPQEQLPRPPSTPPVSQVDAAIGLLMPPLQTPDNLSVFCDHNYTVEDTMHQRKRIHQLEQQVEKLRKKLKTAQQRCRRQERQLEKLKEVVHFQKEKDDVSERGYVILPNDYFEIVEVPA, from the exons ATGGACATATTTCAGTTGATTAAGAG GTTTCCTCTTACTCGACCCAGTCTTTGTAAAAAATGGGAGGCAGCTGTCAGAAGGAAAAACTTTAAGCCCACCAAGTACAGCAGCATTTGCTCAGAACACTTTACTCCGGACTGCTTTAAGAGGGAGTGCAACAACAAGTTACTGAAAGAGGATGCTGTCCCCACAATATTTCTTTGTACTGAACCACATGACAAG AAGGAAGATCTTCCAGAGCCCCAAGAACAGCTTCCCCGACCTCCTTCAACACCCCCGGTTTCCCAGGTTGATGCTGCTATCGGGTTACTCATGCCTCCTCTTCAGACCCCTGATAACCTCTCCGTTTTCTGTGACCACAACTACACTGTGGAGGACACCATGCACCAGAGGAAGAGGATTCACCAGCTCGAACAGCAAGTAGAGAAGCTCAGAAAGAAGCTCAAGACCGCACAGCAGCGGTGCAGAAGACAGGAGCGGCAGCTGGAGAAGCTAAAGGAGGTCGTGCActtccagaaggagaaagacgACGTCTCCGAGAGGGGTTATGTGATTCTACCAAATGACTATTTTGAAATAGTTGAAGTCCCAGCATGA
- the THAP1 gene encoding THAP domain-containing protein 1 isoform X3, producing MFWTQFLGPHVQGPVSFPERFRFPLTRPSLCKKWEAAVRRKNFKPTKYSSICSEHFTPDCFKRECNNKLLKEDAVPTIFLCTEPHDKKEDLPEPQEQLPRPPSTPPVSQVDAAIGLLMPPLQTPDNLSVFCDHNYTVEDTMHQRKRIHQLEQQVEKLRKKLKTAQQRCRRQERQLEKLKEVVHFQKEKDDVSERGYVILPNDYFEIVEVPA from the exons GTTTCCTCTTACTCGACCCAGTCTTTGTAAAAAATGGGAGGCAGCTGTCAGAAGGAAAAACTTTAAGCCCACCAAGTACAGCAGCATTTGCTCAGAACACTTTACTCCGGACTGCTTTAAGAGGGAGTGCAACAACAAGTTACTGAAAGAGGATGCTGTCCCCACAATATTTCTTTGTACTGAACCACATGACAAG AAGGAAGATCTTCCAGAGCCCCAAGAACAGCTTCCCCGACCTCCTTCAACACCCCCGGTTTCCCAGGTTGATGCTGCTATCGGGTTACTCATGCCTCCTCTTCAGACCCCTGATAACCTCTCCGTTTTCTGTGACCACAACTACACTGTGGAGGACACCATGCACCAGAGGAAGAGGATTCACCAGCTCGAACAGCAAGTAGAGAAGCTCAGAAAGAAGCTCAAGACCGCACAGCAGCGGTGCAGAAGACAGGAGCGGCAGCTGGAGAAGCTAAAGGAGGTCGTGCActtccagaaggagaaagacgACGTCTCCGAGAGGGGTTATGTGATTCTACCAAATGACTATTTTGAAATAGTTGAAGTCCCAGCATGA